The following proteins come from a genomic window of Triticum aestivum cultivar Chinese Spring chromosome 6A, IWGSC CS RefSeq v2.1, whole genome shotgun sequence:
- the LOC123128729 gene encoding U4/U6.U5 small nuclear ribonucleoprotein 27 kDa protein — MSDRRRDKERPRERGGYDQPRERDHDADRHRDRDRDRDCDVDRHRDRDRDRDRDYRRARKRSRSPSPSADRDRSRRRRSHSHSHPHRSRSPDAGRHKRRREVSPVADPKEDRKPDPPSAPKAAEEPAPVGDGDVDAEELEMMKMMGIPVGFDSTKGKYVPGADVSGVRAVTKRQPRQYMNRRGGFNRPLPPEVNR; from the coding sequence ATGTCCGACCGCCGCCGCGACAAGGAGAGGCCCCGCGAgcgcggcggctacgaccagccgcggGAGCGCGACCACGACGCCGACCGCCACCGCGACCGGGACCGGGACCGGGACTGCGACGTCGACCGCCACCGCGACCGGGACCGCGACCGCGACCGGGACTACCGCCGCGCCCGCAAGCGCtcccgctccccctccccctcggCCGACAGGgaccgctcccgccgccgccgctcccactCCCACTCCCACCCCCACCGGTCCCGCTCCCCCGACGCCGGCCGCCACAAGCGCCGCCGCGAGGTGTCGCCCGTCGCCGACCCGAAGGAGGACAGGAAGCCGGACCCCCCCTCCGCCCCCAAGGCCGCCGAGGAGCCGGCCCCGGTTGGTGACGGGGACGTGGACGCCGAGGAGCtggagatgatgaagatgatggggaTCCCCGTCGGGTTCGACTCCACCAAGGGTAAGTACGTCCCcggcgccgacgtcagcggcgtgCGCGCCGTCACCAAGCGCCAGCCGCGGCAGTACATGAACCGCAGGGGCGGGTTCAACCGTCCCCTGCCGCCCGAGGTCAACCGCTGA
- the LOC123128727 gene encoding RING-H2 finger protein ATL13: MSNSSWAAPAGSSALETVETKISPSILFIVAVLAIVFFVCGLLHLLARHLLRLRRRRRAARDDAESVTAFQGQLQQLFHLHDAGVDQAFIDALPVFLYRNVVVGGDGEGGKDPFDCAVCLCEFAPDDQLRLLPKCSHAFHLECIDTWLLSHSTCPLCRRSLLAAGDLEPTCSPVLMVLDSADSSRDLAASGRRADAEPSGAAVRVPGRDGAEEVVEVKLGKFMCVDGNAFAVADASGADGAGTSSNANADADAGLGQRRCHSMGSYEYVMEEQASLRVAIAKPPPKKKRPAFSRARRGGGAMSECEFGASKRRGESSSLRYPVIPATTARKQQPPPGLPAAAKLAKDSFSESKIWMVPPASSRKGDPYAGGRRTVSFRWPMRSGKEGEEEGGGERKSGSEADWGDVETGSGGGNSVVSSLAEERPSFARRTLLWVVGGRQQSNRVGDCS, encoded by the coding sequence ATGAGCAACTCGTcgtgggcggcgccggcggggtCGTCGGCGCTGGAGACGGTGGAGACCAAGATCAGCCCCAGCATCCTCTTCATCGTCGCCGTGCTGGCCATCGTCTTCTTCGTCTGCGGCCTGCTGCACCTGCTCGCGCGCCACCTGCTgcggctgcgccgccgccgccgggccgcCCGCGACGACGCCGAGAGCGTCACCGCCTTCCAGGGCCAGCTGCAGCAACTCTTCCACCTCCACGACGCCGGCGTCGACCAGGCCTTCATCGACGCCCTCCCCGTCTTCCTCTACCGCAACGTCGTCGTCGGCGGGGACGGAGAGGGCGGCAAGGACCCGTTCGACTGCGCCGTGTGCCTGTGCGAGTTCGCGCCTGACGACCAGCTCCGGCTGCTCCCCAAGTGCAGCCACGCGTTCCACCTCGAGTGCATCGACACCTGGCTGCTCTCGCACTCCACCTGCCCGCTCTGCCGCCGCagcctcctcgccgccggcgacctcgaaCCCACCTGCAGCCCGGTGCTCATGGTGCTCGACTCCGCCGACAGCTCCCGCGACCTGGCCGCCTCGGGCAGGCGCGCCGACGCCGAGCCGAGCGGCGCGGCCGTGCGCGTCCCGGGGCGCGACGGGGCCGAGGAGGTGGTCGAGGTGAAGCTGGGCAAGTTCATGTGCGTGGATGGCAACGCCTTTGCCGTCGCCGACGCCAGCGGAGCGGACGGAGCGGGCACCAGCAGCAACGCCAATGCCGACGCCGACGCAGGGCTCGGGCAGAGGCGGTGCCACTCCATGGGCTCCTACGAGTACGTCATGGAGGAGCAGGCGTCGCTCCGCGTGGCCATCGCCAAGCCGCCGCCCAAGAAGAAGCGGCCGGCGTTCTCCCGGGCGCGCCGCGGCGGGGGCGCCATGTCGGAGTGCGAGTTCGGCGCGTCCAAGCGCCGCGGGGAATCCTCCTCGCTCCGCTACCCGGTGATCCCCGCCACGACAGCGCGGAAGCAGCAGCCTCCCCCCGGCCTGCCCGCCGCGGCGAAGCTCGCCAAGGACAGCTTCTCCGAGTCCAAGATCTGGATGGTGCCGCCGGCGTCGTCCCGGAAAGGGGACCCCTACGCGGGCGGGCGGCGCACGGTGTCGTTCCGGTGGCCGATGCGGAGCGGCAAGGagggcgaggaggaaggagggggcgaGCGGAAGAGCGGGAGCGAGGCAGACTGGGGCGACGTGgagacgggcagcggcggcggcaacagCGTGGTGTCGTCGCTCGCGGAGGAGCGGCCGTCGTTCGCGCGCCGCACCCTGCTCTGGGTCGTCGGCGGCCGGCAGCAATCCAACCGGGTCGGAGACTGCTCGTGA
- the LOC123128728 gene encoding probable E3 ubiquitin-protein ligase XBOS32 — translation MGFLSLVGNSFGCSASGERLVSAARDGDLQEARALLEYNPRLARYSTFGGRNSPLHYAAAQGHHEIVSLLLESGVEINLRNYRGQTALMQACQYGHWEVVQTLMLFNANIHRTDYLNGGTAIHFAALHGHARCLRLVLADYVPSIPNFLNQTNHRSSEEVSDADFDDDGLVKMVNWKADGGLTPLHMAALNGHVECVQLLLDLGASVSEVTIEDGTTIDLIGSGSTPLHYAACGGNAVCCQLLIARGANLAAKDASGSTPLMVAQSWHRNSIEEILSNEPGGQIRTLPSPYLCLPLMSIMNIARECGWRYLNKSPVCIDPCAVCLDGSCSVAAEGCKHEFCTRCALYLCSTSYTSANPAGAIPCPLCRHPITSFAVLPGTSPIREQLPRNSLSLSFCATCPAVSSDSAAPGGGHPYRASSELHCGGGMRMPPMGSSSFRSLSCQAMKLNPSFCMGAMDTNPCLIRCSRFGSSLGRSASHGETNRRGAWPVTFSPIVATSS, via the exons ATGGGGTTCCTCAGCCTCGTGGGCAACTCCTTCGGGTGCTCGGCCTCCGGCGAGCGCCTCGTCTCCGCTGCCCGGGACGGCGACCTGCAGGAGGCGCGCGCGCTCCTCGAGTACAACCCCCGGCTGGCCCGCTACTCCACATTCGGCGGCCGCAACTCGCCGCTGCACTACGCCGCGGCGCAGGGTCACCATGAG ATTGTTTCTCTGTTGCTCGAATCCGGCGTGGAGATCAACCTCAGGAATTATAGGGGGCAG ACTGCTCTGATGCAAGCCTGCCAATATGGCCACTGGGAGGTTGTTCAGACACTGATGCTCTTCAATGCAAAT ATCCACAGGACAGATTATTTGAATGGCGGGACTGCTATCCATTTTGCTGCACTGCATGGTCATGCCCGGTGCCTTCGTCTCGTGCTTGCAGATTATGTGCCAAGCATCCCAAACTTCTTAAACCAGACGAACCACAGATCGTCTGAGGAAGTTTCAGATGCTGATTTTGATGATGA TGGTTTGGTCAAGATGGTAAACTGGAAAGCAGATGGAGGCCTAACCCCGCTTCATATGGCAGCGTTAAATGGCCATGTAGAGTGTGTACAGTTGTTATTGGACCTGGGAGCATCTGTTTCTGAGGTCACCATTGAAGATGGAACAACTATCGACCTTATAG GATCAGGTAGCACCCCACTTCATTATGCTGCGTGTGGTGGAAATGCTGTATGTTGTCAA CTTCTTATTGCTCGAGGAGCCAACCTTGCTGCCAAAGATGCTAGTGG CTCAACACCATTAATGGTAGCTCAGTCATGGCATAGAAACTCTATTGAGGAAATTTTGAGTAATGAGCCAGGGGGTCAAATACGTACTCTTCCTTCTCCATATTTGTGCCTCCCACTTATGAGTATCATGAACATTGCCAG GGAGTGTGGTTGGAGGTACCTAAACAAGTCACCTGTATGTATTGACCCATGTGCCGTCTGCTTAGATGGGAGCTGCTCTGTTGCTGCAGAAG GATGCAAGCATGAGTTCTGCACCAGATGCGCCCTGTACCTCTGCTCGACCAGCTACACGTCGGCGAACCCCGCGGGCGCCATACCGTGCCCGCTCTGCCGGCACCCGATCACCTCCTTCGCGGTGCTCCCCGGCACGAGCCCGATAAGGGAGCAGCTCCCTCGGAACAGCCTCTCGCTGTCGTTCTGCGCGACGTGCCCGGCGGTGAGCTCCGACTCGGCGGCCCCTGGTGGAGGCCATCCGTACCGGGCCAGCAGCGAGCTCCACTGCGGCGGGGGCATGCGCATGCCGCCGATGGGGTCGTCGTCGTTCCGGTCCCTGAGCTGCCAGGCGATGAAGCTGAACCCGTCCTTCTGCATGGGCGCCATGGACACCAACCCGTGCCTCATCCGGTGCTCGCGGTTCGGGTCGAGCCTGGGCCGGTCGGCGTCCCACGGCGAGACCAACCGGCGAGGGGCGTGGCCCGTGACATTCAGCCCCATAGTCGCCACCAGCAGCTGA
- the LOC123131165 gene encoding uncharacterized protein, which yields MDACDKLNVRFNFGGQFVRIGPTLDYVGGDDAMSEIERDKLSLPEIKGFLGDHIPFKESMKLYFLIPGKKLVDGLLFLCDDAGCMKMSEYITDGGVAEVYVEYFGEQDDQSASDSGSDFENEMGNELYGGSDTEPDAVITAEEDVQIISGNPSSLTAKESVLVPNDSGVITQVISSPTKHNFRMKQRTKSAHVEIQSLQIEAQSSQVQLHTSQVINPGTHSDNAADQHTYEHESDDSGSAILDSEEDDSDYVAGSDESGLEEEYVELREQARAFKKRIRDSKRWAKRNPSGAVPIDLVANVEEVVGEDHFDSDDEDYSYDEDSDHEGEFVRRKTKFPRYNPKVDIPLFCLGMVFRSKDQMRKALIKYGLLTFRSINFMKSEEGRIRAKCGWPGCPWTIYGAYTSRCSRFQVITYEDQHECAPNRDNHLVTAKVIARRYEHILRANPTWKIDSIKATVLKDFFDDVSTSKCKAAKKIVSEKLLAGLKDEYTKVFDYQLELLRSNPGSTILVGLDPEYMDQNIFQSFYVCFSAMKQGFKACRRVIGLDGCFFKGACQGELLCAIGRDANNQMYPVAWAVVEKETTETWEWFIGLLIKDLDINDQGEGWVFISDQQKGLISAMQDYLPKAQHRMCARHIYANWKKKFREHALQKKFWAIAKAANREDFMYRKAKLAQDTPEGARDIMRTEPKHWARAFFPVGSLCDSVDNNLCESFNNAIVEARFYPIISMLEKIRHKMTLRVQENRSKSAKWTSSDICPNIFKKLKVAIKMTQFCDVLWNGKEGFEVKHVSGRGRSYTVNLDKWTCSCGYFQLAGLPCCHAISAIYKSGRNIADFIHKCYSVEQFKKIYEHCLDPVEGQERWSVSDKPRPQAPGYVSMPGRPRKNDRKREEGEAPKGKKMSKHGTKITCSMCGHKGHNKTGCNKNPEKGKKKNAFLKKTGRKMKSSEQANTDAQIRASQQAKSGGEVQAQARISGGKRKATNKQNVQAKKKSKK from the exons ATGGATGCTTGCGACAAACTGAATGTGCGGTTTAATTTCGGTGGGCAATTTGTTCGAATTGGACCTACTTTAGACTATGTTGGTGGAGATGATGCAATGTCAGAGATTGAAAGGGATAAATTATCTTTGCCAGAGATCAAAGGATTTCTTGGTGATCACATACCTTTCAAAGAAAGTATGAAGCTTTACTTCCTGATCCCTGGTAAAAAACTAGTGGATGGCCTATTATTTTTGTGTGATGATGCTGGCTGTATGAAGATGTCTGAATACATAACTGATGGAGGAGTGGCTGAGGTCTATGTGGAGTACTTTGGGGAGCAAGATGATCAAAGTGCAAGTGACAGTGGTAGTGATTTTGAAAATGAGATGGGCAATGAGTTATATGGAGGGAGTGATACAGAACCAGATGCAGTCATAACTGCAGAGGAAGATGTTCAGATAATTAGTGGAAATCCATCATCATTGACTGCAAAAGAAAGTGTGCTTGTACCAAATGATAGTGGTGTTATAACCCAGGTTATTAGCAGCCCTACAAAGCACAATTTCAGAATGAAACAGAGGACTAAAAGTGCACATGTTGAGATACAGAGTTTACAAATTGAGGCACAAAGTTCTCAGGTTCAGCTACATACCTCTCAGGTCATTAATCCAGGAACACATAGTGATAATGCAGCAGACCAACATACATATGAACATGAGAGTGATGACAGTGGCTCTGCTATTTTAGACAGTGAGGAAGATGATAGTGATTATGTGGCAGGAAGTGATGAGAGTGGACTGGAAGAGGAATATGTTGAGCTAAGGGAACAAGCAAGGGCTTTTAAGAAGAGAATTAGAGACTCAAAGAGATGGGCTAAGAGAAATCCATCTGGTGCCGTTCCAATAGATCTAGTGGCTAATGTGGAAGAAGTGGTAGGAGAAGACCACTTCGACTCAGATGACGAAGATTACTCATACGATGAGGACAGTGATCATGAAGGAGAATTTGTTAGGAGGAAGACTAAGTTCCCAAGGTATAACCCTAAGGTAGATATTCCACTATTCTGCTTAGGAATGGTTTTCAGGAGCAAGGATCAGATGAGAAAGGCACTAATAAAATATGGACTCCTGACATTTAGAAGTATAAACTTCATGAAGTCAGAAGAAGGGAGGATTAGGGCTAAATGTGGATGGCCTGGATGTCCCTGGACTATATATGGTGCTTATACTAGCAGGTGTTCTAGATTCCAGGTGATCACATATGAAGATCAACATGAGTGTGCACCTAACAGAGACAATCATCTTGTCACTGCAAAAGTTATTGCTAGGAGATATGAGCATATCTTAAGAGCGAACCCCACATGGAAAATTGATAGCATTAAAGCCACTGTTTTGAAAGATTTCTTTGATGATGTATCAACTTCAAAGTGCAAGGCTGCTAAGAAGATAGTGTCAGAGAAGCTACTTGCTGGACTGAAAGATGAGTACACCAAGGTGTTTGATTACCAGCTTGAACTACTTAGGAGCAATCCTGGGAGCACAATCCTTGTTGGCTTGGACCCTGAATACATGGATCAAAATATCTTCCAAAGCTTTTATGTGTGCTTTAGTGCTATGAAACAGGGTTTTAAAGCATGCAGAAGAGTTATTGGGCTTGATGGTTGTTTTTTCAAAGGAGCATGTCAAGGTGAGTTGCTATGTGCTATTGGTAGAGATGCTAATAATCAAATGTATCCAGTAGCTTGGGCAGTAGTGGAGAAAGAAACAACCGAAACTTGGGAGTGGTTTATTGGCCTGTTGATAAAGGACTTGGATATTAATGATCAAGGTGAAGGATGGGTGTTCATATCAGATCAGCAGAAG GGCTTGATCAGTGCAATGCAAGACTACTTGCCAAAGGCACAACATAGAATGTGTGCTAGACACATCTATGCTAACTGGAAAAAGAAGTTTAGAGAGCATGCTTTGCAAAAGAAATTCTGGGCAATTGCCAAGGCTGCAAACAGAGAAGACTTCATGTATAGGAAGGCCAAGTTAGCTCAAGATACACCTGAAGGTGCAAGGGACATAATGAGGACAGAGCCTAAGCATTGGGCAAGAGCATTCTTTCCTGTTGGATCCCTTTGTGACTCAGTGGATAACAATCTATGTGAGTCCTTCAATAATGCTATAGTTGAGGCCAGATTCTATCCTATCATCTCTATGCTAGAGAAAATTAGACACAAGATGACACTTAGAGTCCAAGAAAATAGAAGCAAAAGTGCAAAGTGGACATCTAGTGATATATGCCCAAACATTTTCAAGAAGCTTAAGGTGGCCATCAAAATGACTCAGTTCTGTGATGTTCTCTGGAATGGCAAGGAAGGGTTCGAGGTGAAACATGTGAGTGGCAGAGGAAGGAGCTATACAGTAAACTTAGACAAATGGACTTGCTCTTGTGGTTACTTTCAGCTGGCAGGGCTGCCTTGCTGCCATGCCATCAGTGCCATATACAAGAGTGGAAGAAACATAGCTGATTTCATTCACAAGTGCTATTCAGTTGAGCAATTTAAGAAGATATATGAGCACTGCTTGGATCCAGTAGAAGGACAGGAGAGATGGTCTGTCTCAGACAAACCTAGACCACAAGCACCTGGGTATGTGAGTATGCCAGGTAGGCCTAGGAAGAATGACAGGAAGAGGGAAGAGGGAGAAGCACCTAAAGGAAAGAAAATGTCAAAGCATGGCACTAAAATTACTTGCAGCATGTGTGGCCACAAGGGCCACAACAAGACAGGCTGCAACAAGAATCCTgaaaaggggaagaagaagaatgcCTTCCTGAAGAAAACAGGCAGGAAAATGAAGTCATCTGAG CAAGCAAACACTGATGCTCAGATCAGAGCAAGCCAGCAGGCTAAGAGCGGAGGAGAAGTTCAAGCACaagcaagaataagtggagggaagAGGAAAGCTACAAACAAACAGAATGTGCAAGCCAAGAAAAAATCAAAgaaatga